The genomic window CGCCGGCTCGTTCATGCTCGGCAACCGCGGCCCGCGCATGCTCGAGGCCTACGACGAGGACGGCGCCGAGGTGCTCAGCCGGCTCGACATCTTCGTCAAGGACATGGGCATCGTCACCGCGGCGGCCCGCGCCAACGCGCTGTCGACCCCCGTCGCGGCCGCCGCCGAGCAGCTCTACCTGCTCGGGCAGTCGCACGGGCTCGCGGCCGCCGACGACTCCGCCGTCATCCGCGTCGTCGCGCCGCAGCGCGCCGGCTGACGCCGGCGGAGGCGACCGCCGCCCCTGCACCGCACCCCTCCGATCCCGTACCCCGCACCACTCGTTCTGCCACACTCGCCCTGTCAAAGGAGACACCCCGATGGATACCCCTGTCCTGCTCGCCATCGCCGCCGGAGGCATCGGCCTCCTGCTGCTGCTCATCATCCGGTTCAAGATCCAGCCCTTCGTGGCGCTGCTCGTCACGAGCATCGTCGTGGGGCTCGCGGCGGGCATCCCGCTCAACACCATCCCCGCCACCGAGGACGCCCCGGAGCGGCTCGGCATCGTCCCGGCGATGATCGCGGGCATGGGCGGCACGCTCGGCTCCGTCGCCATCCTCGTCGCGCTCGGCGCGATGCTCGGCCGCATGATCGAGATCTCGGGCGGGGCCGCGAGCCTCGCCGGGCGCTTCACCGGCTGGCTCGGCCCGAAGCGCGTCTCGGCGGCCCTCACGGGCGCGGCGCTCGTGCTCGCCATCCCCGTCTTCTTCGACGTCGGCTTCATCATCCTCGTGCCGATCATCTACGGCTTCGCCAAGGCGGCCGGCGTCGAGCCGGTGAAGTTCGGCCTGCCCATGGCGGGCATCATGCTCGCCGTGCACGTGGCCGTGCCGCCGCACCCGGGCATCGTCGGCGGCGCCGCCCTCGTGGGCGCCGACATCGGCTGGATCACGATCATCGGCCTCGCCGTGAGCATCCCGCTCGGCGTGCTCGCCCACTTCGTCGCCAAGTGGATGAACCGGCGTAACTACACGATGATCCGGGCCACGGCGGAGCAGTTCGCCGCCTTCGGCTCGACGAACGAGCGCGGCGAGGCCGGCGCGGCGGGCGGCACGACCGGCGGTGGCGGCGCGACCGACGGATCGGGGGCATCCCGCACCCGCACGGCGACCCGCACGGTCACCGAGGCGCCGCCGAGCGTCTGGACGGTGCTGACCCTCATCCTCGTGCCGCTGCTGCTCATCATGTCGGGCACGGTCGCCGCGACCGTTCTGCCGGCGGGCGACCCGCTGCGCGACCTCTTCGCCTTCATCGGCGCCCCGGCCTTCGCCCTGCTCGTGGCGCTCGCGCTCGCCTTCTACCTCCTCGCCATCCGTCGCGGCTGGTCGCTCGCCCACACGGGCGAGGTCATGGAGGCGGCGCTGCCGCCCGTCGCGATCGTCATCCTCGTCACCGGTGCCGGCGGCGTGTTCGCCCGCATCCTCACCGAGAGCGGCGTCGGCACGGCGCTCGCCGAGACGCTCGCCGCGACCGGCCTGCCGGTGCTCGTGCTCGCCTTCGTGCTCTCGCTCGTGCTGCGCGCCTCGCAGGGCTCGGCGACCGTCGCCATCCTCACCACCTCGGGCCTGCTCGCGACGACCGTCATCGACGGCGACTACGGCACCATCCAGGTCGCGCTCATCGCGCTCGCGATTGCCTTCGGGGCGCTCGGTCTCTCGCACGTCAACGACTCGGGCTTCTGGGTCGTGACGCGCTACCTGGGCCTCAGCGTCTCCGACGGCCTGCGCACGTGGACGGTGCTCACGACCATCCTCGGCGTGGTCGGGTTCCTGCTCGTCTCGCTGCTCTGGCTGCTCGTCGGCAGCGCCTGACGTCGTCCCGCCCTCCGGCGGCCGCGCTCCCCGCTCCGACGGCGGGCGCGGCCGCCGCGCTAGGCTGGCGCCGCGTCGTCTACCACCCGGCGCGTCCTTTCGCTCGCTCACTCGACCATGAAAGAGGACGCCACCATGGTGACCACGCAGACCGGAGCCCTGTACCTCCAGCCCGACCGCAACCTCGCGATGGAGCTCGTCCGCGCGACCGAGGCCGCCGCGATCCGCGCCACGCCCTTCATCGGCAAGGGCGACAAGATCGCCGCCGACGGGGCGGCGGTGGATGCCATGCGCAAGTTCCTCGGAACCGTCAACTTCGCCGGCGTCGTCGTCATCGGCGAGGGCGAGAAGGACGAGGCGCCCATGCTCTTCAACGGCGAAGAGGTCGGGAACGGCCAGGGCCCGGCCTGCGACATCGCCGTCGACCCCATCGACGGCACCTCGCTCACCGCGGCCGGCCGCGGGCACGCGATCTCGATGCTCGCCGTGGCCGACCGCGGCTCGATGCTCGACGCCTCGAGCGTGTTCTACATGGACAAGATCGTCACCGGCCACGAGGGAATCGGCGTCTGCGACATCCGCATGTCGGTGGCCGAGAACATCCGCGCGCTCGCGACGGCCAAGGGCAAGCCGGTGGAGGAGATGCGCATCGCCGTCCTCGATCGCCCCCGGCACGAGCAGCTGATCGAGGAGATCCGCTCGGTGGGCGCCGGCACCCGCATCATCCTCGACGGCGACGTCGCGGCGGGCATCAACGCGGCCCGGCACGACAGCCGCATCGACATGGCCATCGGCACCGGCGGCAGCCCCGAGGGCGTCGCCACGGCGTGCGCGATCAAGGCGCTCGGCGGCTTCATCCAGGGCCGTCTCGCGCCGACCTCGGAGGAGGAGAAGCAGCGCGGACTCGCGGCGGGCCTGAGGTTCGACCACGTCTACGAGGCGAATGATCTCGTGCGCAGCGACAACACCTTCTTCGTCGCGACGGGCGTCACCGACGGCGAGCTCGTGCGCGGCGTGCGCCGCGAGGGCGAGATCATCACGACCGAGTCGATCGTGCTGCGCTCGCGCTCGGGCACCGTGCGGCGCGTGGTGGCCGACCACCTCGCGTCGAAGTGGCTCGACGCCTGAGACCGGCCCGGCTCCGAGGCCGGACCCGACGGTGAGGCCGCCCCGACGCTGAGGGCGAACGGGGCGCCTCCGGGCATCCCGGCGGGTGAAGAATGAGCGCACGATGCTCGCGCGAATCCTCCGGCAGTACCTCCGTCCCTCCTGGCCGCTGATCGCGGGCGTGGTCGTCTTCCAGCTCGGGCAGTCGCTCGCCTCGCTGCTGCTGCCCGCCCTCAACGCCGACATCATCGACCGGGGCATCGCCCGCGGCGACACCGGCTACATCCTCGGCGTCGGCGGCACGATGCTCGGCGTCACCCTCGTGCAGATCGCCTGCGCGATCACGGCCGTCTACTTCGGCGCGCGCGTCGCGATGGCGCTCGGCCGCGACCTGCGCGGCGCGATCTTCGCCCACGTCGGCACGTTCAGCGAGCGCGAGGTGGCCCGCTTCGGCGCCCCCTCGCTCATCACCCGCACGACGAACGACGTGCAGCAGGTGCAGATGCTCGTGCTCATGACGAGCACGATGCTGGTGAGCGCGCCCATCCTCGCCATCGGCGGCGTCATCATGGCCCTGCAGCAGGATCTCGGGCTCTCGGCGATCATGGCCGTCGCCATCCCCGTGCTGCTCATCGCCGTGAGTCTCATCATCGTGCGGATGGTGCCCCTGTTCCGCGTCATGCAGGAGCGCATCGACGCGGTCAACCGCGTGCTGCGCGAGCAGCTCACCGGCATGCGCGTCGTGCGCGCCTTCGTGCGCGAGCGGCACGAGATCGAGCGCTTCGACGAGGCCAACACGGCGCTGACGCAGACGGCGCTGCGCGCGGGGCGCCTGTTCGCGCTCATGTTCCCGATCGTGCTGCTCGTGCTCA from Microcella daejeonensis includes these protein-coding regions:
- a CDS encoding GntP family transporter, translating into MDTPVLLAIAAGGIGLLLLLIIRFKIQPFVALLVTSIVVGLAAGIPLNTIPATEDAPERLGIVPAMIAGMGGTLGSVAILVALGAMLGRMIEISGGAASLAGRFTGWLGPKRVSAALTGAALVLAIPVFFDVGFIILVPIIYGFAKAAGVEPVKFGLPMAGIMLAVHVAVPPHPGIVGGAALVGADIGWITIIGLAVSIPLGVLAHFVAKWMNRRNYTMIRATAEQFAAFGSTNERGEAGAAGGTTGGGGATDGSGASRTRTATRTVTEAPPSVWTVLTLILVPLLLIMSGTVAATVLPAGDPLRDLFAFIGAPAFALLVALALAFYLLAIRRGWSLAHTGEVMEAALPPVAIVILVTGAGGVFARILTESGVGTALAETLAATGLPVLVLAFVLSLVLRASQGSATVAILTTSGLLATTVIDGDYGTIQVALIALAIAFGALGLSHVNDSGFWVVTRYLGLSVSDGLRTWTVLTTILGVVGFLLVSLLWLLVGSA
- the glpX gene encoding class II fructose-bisphosphatase — protein: MVTTQTGALYLQPDRNLAMELVRATEAAAIRATPFIGKGDKIAADGAAVDAMRKFLGTVNFAGVVVIGEGEKDEAPMLFNGEEVGNGQGPACDIAVDPIDGTSLTAAGRGHAISMLAVADRGSMLDASSVFYMDKIVTGHEGIGVCDIRMSVAENIRALATAKGKPVEEMRIAVLDRPRHEQLIEEIRSVGAGTRIILDGDVAAGINAARHDSRIDMAIGTGGSPEGVATACAIKALGGFIQGRLAPTSEEEKQRGLAAGLRFDHVYEANDLVRSDNTFFVATGVTDGELVRGVRREGEIITTESIVLRSRSGTVRRVVADHLASKWLDA